One segment of Vibrio gazogenes DNA contains the following:
- a CDS encoding AraC family transcriptional regulator: protein MSKHIPKTTMLSPSDVAFILDSTQPVLTHSRSMVAESAIEPHAHPRGQLLWGAKGILRVTSEKAVWVVPSTHAVWIPGGHYHQVSNETATQTRNLYVDPSFCVRQNSDKVVMLKMSPLMREVILRLTESSGSLTKERAHNLGLVALDELESLEALELYIPSGHDPRLQRLIGLIVNQPKQSLLLEQLATQVGASVRTVERLFKTETGLTFRQWRSRFRLMNSLEKITQGYNTTLVAHELGYSSVSSFTSSFKKLFGCTPQEYAQR from the coding sequence ATGTCAAAACATATTCCTAAGACGACCATGTTATCACCCAGCGACGTTGCTTTTATCTTAGACTCAACGCAACCCGTGCTTACACACAGTCGTAGCATGGTTGCCGAGTCAGCTATCGAGCCGCACGCTCATCCAAGAGGGCAACTTCTTTGGGGCGCTAAAGGGATATTACGAGTAACCAGTGAAAAGGCTGTTTGGGTCGTCCCGTCGACTCACGCGGTATGGATTCCGGGAGGCCATTACCATCAGGTAAGTAATGAAACCGCTACTCAAACCCGGAATTTATACGTTGATCCCTCGTTTTGTGTTCGTCAGAACTCCGATAAAGTCGTCATGTTAAAGATGAGCCCGTTAATGCGAGAAGTAATACTCAGGCTTACGGAAAGCTCAGGTTCTCTCACAAAAGAAAGAGCGCATAACTTAGGCTTGGTTGCCCTTGATGAACTGGAATCTTTGGAAGCATTGGAACTCTATATTCCATCAGGCCATGATCCTCGCCTGCAACGTCTGATCGGTCTTATTGTTAATCAGCCAAAGCAATCACTATTGCTTGAGCAGTTAGCAACTCAGGTAGGGGCAAGTGTCCGTACTGTCGAAAGGTTGTTTAAAACAGAGACGGGACTAACATTTCGTCAATGGCGTAGCCGTTTTCGTTTGATGAATTCTCTGGAGAAGATTACTCAGGGTTATAACACGACATTGGTTGCGCATGAATTGGGCTATAGCAGTGTGAGCAGCTTTACCTCTTCTTTTAAAAAATTGTTTGGTTGTACACCTCAGGAATATGCGCAAAGGTAA
- a CDS encoding SLAC1 anion channel family protein gives MKDLSINQPSSAKKESRLIHFPISMFSIVMGLSGFSIAWQKALGMSFPVVTTLSSALASIVMILVSSFYLMKLIYFPNAVIAETKHPVKINFFAAFSISLLLLSIVWHRFESLSCVLWSIGAIVQLLLTLLVMHSWIHHDHYRLEHANPSWFIPVVGNIIAPITGANLGFIEISWFFFGVGIVFWMVLLTIITNRLIFHETLPARFKPMLFILLAPPSLGFISYSALVPELTAFSRILISVALFTAILLVININQFRKGGFYLSSWAFSFPVAAFNVALFRYAELTQSSTCFYIGIALIGCLTLLILWLSFNTLKAIKAGKICKPE, from the coding sequence ATGAAAGACTTATCCATAAACCAACCATCCTCTGCGAAGAAAGAAAGCCGGTTAATACATTTCCCTATTTCAATGTTCTCTATCGTGATGGGACTAAGCGGGTTTTCAATCGCATGGCAAAAGGCTCTGGGGATGTCCTTTCCTGTGGTGACAACATTGAGTAGTGCTTTAGCAAGTATTGTAATGATACTCGTAAGTAGCTTTTATTTGATGAAACTCATTTATTTTCCAAATGCGGTCATTGCCGAAACGAAACACCCGGTCAAGATTAATTTCTTTGCCGCTTTTTCGATCAGCCTATTACTTCTCTCCATCGTCTGGCACCGATTTGAATCACTTTCCTGTGTTTTATGGAGTATTGGAGCCATCGTTCAGTTATTGTTAACTTTATTGGTCATGCATAGCTGGATACACCACGATCACTACCGACTAGAGCACGCTAACCCGAGTTGGTTTATCCCGGTCGTCGGTAACATCATTGCTCCAATTACAGGCGCTAACCTAGGCTTTATTGAGATAAGTTGGTTCTTTTTCGGCGTTGGTATTGTTTTCTGGATGGTGCTATTAACCATCATTACCAACCGCTTAATTTTCCATGAAACGTTACCAGCACGTTTTAAACCTATGCTGTTTATATTGCTGGCGCCACCATCTCTTGGGTTTATCTCCTATAGTGCGCTAGTACCAGAATTGACTGCTTTTTCCAGAATACTGATCTCTGTTGCACTATTCACCGCTATTTTGCTCGTGATCAATATCAATCAATTTCGAAAAGGCGGGTTTTATCTTTCTTCATGGGCGTTTTCATTCCCGGTAGCTGCCTTCAACGTCGCCCTATTTAGATACGCAGAACTAACTCAGTCATCAACATGCTTCTACATTGGTATTGCACTAATAGGATGTTTGACACTGCTAATTTTGTGGCTCTCGTTTAATACACTCAAAGCAATAAAGGCCGGCAAGATATGCAAGCCAGAGTGA
- a CDS encoding GNAT family N-acetyltransferase, which translates to MMTIRTAEITDLDALLVLSEQIGKLHFENAPFTFKQPSAADKPFWLSLLNDESTLFLLAESGSLVVGFLTATIMVNDTVPFIVSCPICRIGTLVVDEAHRACGIGTQLMDACAQWAKSQGAAQIRLEVMAFNQSAQKFYQQLGFQDQSHTMCRHLD; encoded by the coding sequence ATGATGACAATTCGAACCGCAGAAATAACAGATTTAGATGCGTTGTTGGTTTTAAGTGAGCAAATTGGGAAGCTACACTTTGAAAATGCGCCGTTTACATTTAAACAACCTTCAGCCGCGGATAAACCATTTTGGCTGAGTCTGTTAAATGATGAATCAACGCTTTTTTTGCTGGCGGAGTCAGGCAGCCTGGTTGTCGGCTTTCTGACCGCAACCATCATGGTCAATGATACCGTGCCATTTATCGTGAGTTGCCCAATCTGTCGGATTGGAACCCTCGTCGTTGATGAGGCACATCGTGCTTGCGGGATCGGCACACAATTGATGGACGCTTGTGCACAGTGGGCAAAATCACAAGGTGCCGCGCAAATCAGGCTGGAGGTCATGGCTTTTAATCAATCTGCGCAAAAGTTTTATCAGCAACTCGGCTTTCAAGATCAATCGCATACCATGTGTCGTCATCTCGACTGA
- a CDS encoding carboxymuconolactone decarboxylase family protein produces MKNYTDINQQQRKLGSAFRKESPDTLNAFLSLHKAAFAPGAMETKYKELIAVAIAINVRCDGCIGSHVESAVKAGANREELIETINVAILMGGGPAIIYGTQALAAVDEFCQ; encoded by the coding sequence ATGAAAAATTATACAGATATTAATCAGCAACAGCGCAAATTGGGTTCCGCTTTTAGAAAAGAGAGCCCTGATACGCTTAACGCTTTCTTAAGCCTTCACAAAGCTGCTTTTGCGCCCGGTGCAATGGAAACCAAATATAAAGAACTGATTGCTGTTGCGATTGCTATCAATGTTCGCTGTGATGGCTGTATTGGTTCCCACGTCGAATCAGCGGTGAAAGCCGGCGCCAACAGAGAAGAGCTTATTGAGACCATTAATGTCGCTATTTTGATGGGAGGTGGCCCTGCCATTATTTATGGAACACAAGCCCTCGCTGCTGTGGACGAGTTTTGCCAATAA
- a CDS encoding VOC family protein: MISHIDHIVLTVSDIERSVAFYKRVLHMEEVTFANGRKAVKFGCQKINFQILGQETRNAAQVGSGDLCLISDWPLGDVVNHLAGEGIDIIEGPVEKSGASGSIQSVYFLDPDSNLIEVSVYA; the protein is encoded by the coding sequence GTGATTAGTCATATTGATCATATCGTTTTGACGGTTTCGGATATTGAACGGTCGGTTGCGTTCTATAAACGTGTGTTACACATGGAAGAAGTCACTTTTGCCAATGGGCGTAAGGCCGTTAAATTTGGCTGTCAAAAGATCAACTTTCAAATCTTAGGCCAAGAAACGAGAAATGCGGCGCAGGTCGGTTCCGGTGATTTGTGTTTAATCTCTGACTGGCCTCTGGGTGATGTTGTTAACCATCTGGCTGGTGAAGGCATTGACATTATCGAAGGGCCGGTAGAAAAGTCAGGGGCGAGTGGGTCGATTCAATCTGTTTATTTCTTGGATCCGGACTCAAACTTGATTGAAGTGAGTGTGTATGCGTAA
- a CDS encoding putative quinol monooxygenase, whose product MSKIILKGFILVPESALEMVKNELGNHQRLTLEEPGCMTFSVTENLENPLRFDVYEEFTDKAAFEHHQKRVKASHWGQVTVNVERHYEIFD is encoded by the coding sequence ATGTCTAAAATTATATTAAAAGGTTTCATCTTAGTACCTGAGTCGGCGCTTGAAATGGTAAAAAATGAGTTGGGAAATCATCAACGTCTGACTCTCGAAGAACCGGGATGTATGACATTCAGCGTCACCGAAAATTTAGAAAATCCGCTTCGTTTCGATGTTTATGAGGAATTTACGGATAAAGCCGCTTTTGAGCATCACCAAAAAAGAGTCAAAGCGTCTCATTGGGGGCAAGTAACCGTCAATGTTGAACGTCACTATGAAATCTTTGACTAG
- a CDS encoding peroxiredoxin, with the protein MGCDTGLTPIKSKKTEQHVSEELSKEKLSMSSTMVRREMPEFTMDAFDAKTGHFTSVSNSDYKGKWVVVCFYPADFTFVCPTEIAAMNAKYDEFQALNTEILAVSVDSKFSHKRFVETEPLLKGLKLTIGADSNQEVSRMFGVLIEEEGVALRGRFLFNPDGICVAQEVQADSVGRNVNEFLRQVEAWQHATKTGEVCPAGWRPGKKTLPVNTDAEQMTGRVGDYITIEEIMS; encoded by the coding sequence ATGGGCTGTGATACAGGGTTAACCCCTATAAAAAGTAAGAAGACTGAGCAACATGTTTCTGAAGAATTATCTAAGGAGAAATTAAGTATGAGTTCAACAATGGTACGTCGTGAAATGCCTGAATTTACAATGGATGCCTTTGATGCAAAGACTGGACATTTTACTTCGGTTTCTAATTCTGACTACAAAGGGAAATGGGTAGTAGTATGTTTCTATCCTGCTGATTTTACTTTTGTTTGCCCAACTGAAATCGCAGCGATGAATGCTAAGTATGACGAATTTCAGGCGCTGAATACGGAGATTCTGGCTGTTTCTGTCGATTCGAAATTCTCTCACAAACGTTTTGTTGAAACAGAGCCATTACTCAAAGGCTTAAAACTTACCATTGGTGCAGATTCAAACCAGGAAGTAAGCAGAATGTTTGGCGTTCTGATCGAAGAAGAAGGCGTGGCATTACGCGGACGATTCCTGTTTAACCCCGATGGCATCTGTGTTGCTCAAGAAGTACAGGCAGATTCAGTGGGACGTAATGTGAATGAATTTTTACGTCAGGTTGAAGCGTGGCAACATGCAACAAAAACGGGAGAGGTTTGCCCTGCTGGATGGCGTCCCGGTAAAAAAACATTACCGGTAAATACAGATGCAGAACAAATGACAGGTCGTGTTGGCGACTATATTACTATTGAAGAAATTATGAGCTGA